A genome region from Brienomyrus brachyistius isolate T26 chromosome 23, BBRACH_0.4, whole genome shotgun sequence includes the following:
- the LOC125719181 gene encoding uncharacterized protein LOC125719181 isoform X3 yields the protein MPPYGAPDTGRTRKVPIRRTRHRENTQGPHTEHPTQGEHARSPYGEPDTGRTRKVPIRSTRHRENTQGPHTEHPTQGEHARSPYGEPDTGRTHKVPIRSIPTQGEHARSPYGAPDTGRTRKVPIRNTRHRENTQGLKRCQTRLVQNFHPPAPQPGDIWLESVERAQPWGGRGAVICSPILKELVCVATHKAKCFQSL from the exons atgccccCATACGGAGCACCCGACACTGGGAGAACACGCAAGGTCCCCATACGGAGAAcccgacacagggagaacacgcaaGGTCCCCATACGGAGCAcccgacacagggagaacacgcaaGGTCCCCATACGGAGAAcccgacacagggagaacacgcaaGGTCCCCATACGGAGCAcccgacacagggagaacacgcaaG GTCCCCATACGGAGCAcccgacacagggagaacacgcaaGGTCCCCATACGGAGAAcccgacacagggagaacacacAAGGTCCCCATACGGAGCATcccgacacagggagaacacgcaaGGTCCCCATACGGAGCAcccgacacagggagaacacgcaaGGTCCCCATACGGAACAcccgacacagggagaacacgcaag GTCTGAAGCGCTGCCAGACTCGGCTGGTGCAGAACTTCCACCCACCTGCTCCTCAGCCCGGGGACATCTGgctggagtctgtggaacgAGCACAGCCCTGGGGCGGCAGGGGGGCTGTCATCTGCTCGCCCATTTTAAAGGAGCTTGTGTGTGTTGCCACACATAAAGCGAAATGTTTCCAGAGTTTGTAA
- the LOC125719181 gene encoding uncharacterized protein LOC125719181 isoform X4, with protein sequence MPPYGAPDTGRTRKVPIRRTRHRENTQGPHTEHPTQGEHARSPYGEPDTGRTRKVPIRSTRHRENTQGPHTENPTQGEHARSPYGEPDTGRTHKVPIRSIPTQGEHARSPYGAPDTGRTRKVPIRNTRHRENTQGLKRCQTRLVQNFHPPAPQPGDIWLESVERAQPWGGRGAVICSPILKELVCVATHKAKCFQSL encoded by the exons atgccccCATACGGAGCACCCGACACTGGGAGAACACGCAAGGTCCCCATACGGAGAAcccgacacagggagaacacgcaaGGTCCCCATACGGAGCAcccgacacagggagaacacgcaaGGTCCCCATACGGAGAAcccgacacagggagaacacgcaaGGTCCCCATACGGAGCAcccgacacagggagaacacgcaaGGTCCCCATACGGAGAAcccgacacagggagaacacgcaaG GTCCCCATACGGAGAAcccgacacagggagaacacacAAGGTCCCCATACGGAGCATcccgacacagggagaacacgcaaGGTCCCCATACGGAGCAcccgacacagggagaacacgcaaGGTCCCCATACGGAACAcccgacacagggagaacacgcaag GTCTGAAGCGCTGCCAGACTCGGCTGGTGCAGAACTTCCACCCACCTGCTCCTCAGCCCGGGGACATCTGgctggagtctgtggaacgAGCACAGCCCTGGGGCGGCAGGGGGGCTGTCATCTGCTCGCCCATTTTAAAGGAGCTTGTGTGTGTTGCCACACATAAAGCGAAATGTTTCCAGAGTTTGTAA
- the LOC125719181 gene encoding uncharacterized protein LOC125719181 isoform X2, producing the protein MPPYGAPDTGRTRKVPIRRTRHRENTQGPHTEHPTQGEHARSPYGEPDTGRTRKVPIRSTRHRENTQGPHTENPTQGEHARSPYGASRHRENTQGPHTEHPTQGEHARSPYGAPDTGRTRKVPIRNTRHRENTQGLKRCQTRLVQNFHPPAPQPGDIWLESVERAQPWGGRGAVICSPILKELVCVATHKAKCFQSL; encoded by the exons atgccccCATACGGAGCACCCGACACTGGGAGAACACGCAAGGTCCCCATACGGAGAAcccgacacagggagaacacgcaaGGTCCCCATACGGAGCAcccgacacagggagaacacgcaaGGTCCCCATACGGAGAAcccgacacagggagaacacgcaaGGTCCCCATACGGAGCAcccgacacagggagaacacgcaaGGTCCCCATACGGAGAAcccgacacagggagaacacgcaaGGTCCCCATACGGAGCATcccgacacagggagaacacgcaaGGTCCCCATACGGAGCAcccgacacagggagaacacgcaaG GTCCCCATACGGAGCAcccgacacagggagaacacgcaaGGTCCCCATACGGAACAcccgacacagggagaacacgcaag GTCTGAAGCGCTGCCAGACTCGGCTGGTGCAGAACTTCCACCCACCTGCTCCTCAGCCCGGGGACATCTGgctggagtctgtggaacgAGCACAGCCCTGGGGCGGCAGGGGGGCTGTCATCTGCTCGCCCATTTTAAAGGAGCTTGTGTGTGTTGCCACACATAAAGCGAAATGTTTCCAGAGTTTGTAA
- the LOC125719181 gene encoding uncharacterized protein DKFZp434B061-like isoform X1, translated as MPPYGAPDTGRTRKVPIRRTRHRENTQGPHTEHPTQGEHARSPYGEPDTGRTRKVPIRSTRHRENTQGPHTENPTQGEHARSPYGASRHRENTQGPHTEHPTQGEHARSPYGEPDTGRTHKVPIRSIPTQGEHARSPYGAPDTGRTRKVPIRNTRHRENTQGLKRCQTRLVQNFHPPAPQPGDIWLESVERAQPWGGRGAVICSPILKELVCVATHKAKCFQSL; from the exons atgccccCATACGGAGCACCCGACACTGGGAGAACACGCAAGGTCCCCATACGGAGAAcccgacacagggagaacacgcaaGGTCCCCATACGGAGCAcccgacacagggagaacacgcaaGGTCCCCATACGGAGAAcccgacacagggagaacacgcaaGGTCCCCATACGGAGCAcccgacacagggagaacacgcaaGGTCCCCATACGGAGAAcccgacacagggagaacacgcaaGGTCCCCATACGGAGCATcccgacacagggagaacacgcaaGGTCCCCATACGGAGCAcccgacacagggagaacacgcaaGGTCCCCATACGGAGAAcccgacacagggagaacacacAAGGTCCCCATACGGAGCATcccgacacagggagaacacgcaaGGTCCCCATACGGAGCAcccgacacagggagaacacgcaaGGTCCCCATACGGAACAcccgacacagggagaacacgcaag GTCTGAAGCGCTGCCAGACTCGGCTGGTGCAGAACTTCCACCCACCTGCTCCTCAGCCCGGGGACATCTGgctggagtctgtggaacgAGCACAGCCCTGGGGCGGCAGGGGGGCTGTCATCTGCTCGCCCATTTTAAAGGAGCTTGTGTGTGTTGCCACACATAAAGCGAAATGTTTCCAGAGTTTGTAA